A genomic region of Platichthys flesus chromosome 4, fPlaFle2.1, whole genome shotgun sequence contains the following coding sequences:
- the si:ch211-137a8.4 gene encoding uncharacterized protein si:ch211-137a8.4, with protein sequence MAATEASAAPVVQEDGKTPESKPAEEPPVTNANSETVTSEVVDKDGAAVNSEVADNKETVNNDTAAAAGAEEGGAAAEEEEAAPPQSSDNASAAEPKTSFLDSFLNKSGLGKVMAGRKKKEPSPAAGGGEENATDGGEKEGEKGEEEAAAEGGAEGGAEGEAAIEKAPENGEKEEEKKTEKAKPAEAKSTVRDLIRKPVARIFSHRSTEKKDGAEKPVKVRSKSLDRLEDPEALNATADSTVEEGGATGGAEAGAEGGAEGGAEEEQKASSASAATKHMKRWHSFKKLMAQKTHKKSSGGEEGKEEGAEGGEGGGGDSSTLDSKESGQKRWKLKRSWTFQGLKRDTSMVGISGKTKSSDKDSADNLKPEEAEEAGEEGGEEAKAEEGAEEAKMEEGEEKTEGGEEEKAAAAAGGGTVTQHANEIWTSFKKRVIPKSKRANTECAPSGEEDATAAAPSGEEAAAEDGKDGKSAKVKRTHFGRAVSLKNFILRKGKSTSVDLGEGAKEEEEEEEAAAEEGEAAEEGGANDEAAPAAEETNDKEAAAPEETPAEESAGEAEKTPAEAPVTNGENGCSNGTGEENATHNHQEEEKTTVSSPVKKSKEAGGVKEEANAKIINATAAVNSDKKAGNV encoded by the exons ATGGCGGCGACGGAGGCCAGCGCTGCACCAGTCGTCCAGGAGGACGGGAAAACCCCCGAGAGCAAACCAGCAGAGGAGCCACCAGTAACCAACGCCAACTCAGAGACTGTCACCAGTGAAGTCGTTGATAAAGATGGCGCAGCCGTCAACAGCGAGGTGGCCGATAACAAAGAGACTGTGAATAACGACACAGCGGCGGCTGCAGGAgccgaggagggaggagcagccgcggaggaggaggaggcggcacCTCCTCAGAGCTCGGATAACGCCTCGGCTGCCGAGCCCAAGACCTCGTTCCTCGACTCGTTCCTCAACAAGAGCGGCCTGGGGAAGGTGATggcagggaggaagaagaaggagccgAGCCCAGCtgccggaggaggagaggagaacgcAACCGACGGAGgcgagaaggagggagagaaaggagaggaggaggcagcggctgagggaggagcagaggggggtGCAGAAGGAGAGGCTGCGATAGAGAAAGCTCCAGAaaatggagagaaggaggaggagaagaaaacagagaaggCCAAACCAGCAGAGGCTAAATCCACAGTTCGAGATCTGATCAGGAAACCAGTGGCGAGGATCTTCTCCCATCGCAGCACCGAGAAGAAGGACGGTGCAGAGAAACCAGTCAAGGTCCGGTCCAAGTCCCTGGACCGGCTGGAAGATCCTGAAGCACTTAACGCCACGGCAGACTCCACCgtagaggagggaggagcaacaggaggagcagaggcaggagcagagggaggtgcGGAGGGAGGCGCAGAGGAAGAGCAAAAGGCCTCGTCTGCCTCGGCTGCCACCAAGCACATGAAGCGCTGGCACTCCTTCAAGAAGCTCATGGCTcagaagacacacaaaaagagcagtggaggagaggagggtaaggaggaaggagcagagggaggagaaggaggcggCGGAGACTCCTCCACACTGGACTCCAAAGAGTCGGGGCAGAAGAGGTGGAAGCTGAAACGCTCCTGGACCTTCCAGGGCCTGAAGAGGGACACGTCCATGGTCGGCATCAGCGGCAAGACCAAGAGCTCCGACAAAGACTCAGCCGACAACTTGAAgccggaggaggcggaggaggcaggagaggagggaggagaagaggcgaaggcggaggagggagcagaggaggccaagatggaggagggcgaggagaagacggagggaggcgaggaggagaaggcagcagcagcagccggaggtGGAACTGTGACGCAACACGCCAATGAGATCTGGACCTCCTTCAAGAAGCGCGTCATCCCCAAGTCCAAACGAGCCAACACAGAGTGCGCCCCCAGTGGGGAGGAGGACGCCACTGCAGCTGCCCCCTCTg gTGAGGAAGCAGCAGCCGAAGACGGCAAAGACGGGAAATCAGCCAAGGTCAAGCGCACACACTTCGGCCGCGCCGTCTCCCTGAAGAACTTCATCCTGCGAAAGGGAAAGTCCACCAGCGTGGACCTGGGCGAGGGCgccaaggaggaggaggaggaggaggaggcggctgcagaggaaggagaagcagcGGAGGAAGGAGGCGCCAACGATGAAGCCGCCCCAGCTGCCGAGGAGACCAACGACAAAGAGGCAGCGGCGCCGGAGGAGACGCCGGCGGAGGAAAGTGCAGGTGAAGCGGAGAAGACGCCGGCTGAGGCCCCGGTGACAAACGGAGAGAACGGCTGTTCCAACGGCACGGGGGAGGAGAACGCCACACACAatcaccaggaggaggagaagacgacGGTCAGCAGCCCTGTGAAGAAGAGCAAGGAGGCCGGGGGGGTAAAAGAGGAGGCCAACGCCAAGATCATCAACGCCACGGCGGCTGTGAACAGCG ACAAAAAGGCGGGAAACGTGTGA
- the zgc:162698 gene encoding transmembrane protein 87A-like, giving the protein MAGSTGPGRPGAGLRSPALLLLLLAGVSGPVRAVSEPGKWTLNVDSETLKGQNYFFFTKTLFNGSFIRLKWLAETCNASSPVQLDFSWYLRSSRCHDEVISLNATRAATYFNSTEVMPGGGTGFYVSHRYSAVSCEPHIKPDMFTLGTFGVKTRLTEPPQKQPIPEKVPDTRRRRRRNVEQPPKPKAAEPQKEVASVETGNAVAQDHFGVVAQSWEDGPYMFILNIREIKDKSQDASNTPTPWSMQLQISMMGPHDYISASEWPLMMFYMVMCIVYVLLAAFWLVLSACYWRDLLRIQFWIGGVIFLGMLEKAVYYAEFQSIRYDGLSVHGAVVFAEVLSAVKRTLARVLVIIASLGYGIVKPRLGALLHRVVAVGLLYLMFSSVEGVLRVNADRGDNNSSRVLCDIVLAFTDSCIVWWIFVSLAQTMKLLKLRRNVVKLSLYRHFTNTLIFAVIASVIFLIWTTKTFRATKCLSDWRELWIDDAFWRLLFSIILLVIMFLWRPSANNQRYAFSPLVDEESEEEENEPMMNEAFEGMKMRGAKNETNGSAKANKVDEDLKWVEDNIPSSMADVALPPLLDSDEEIMTTKFEMSKME; this is encoded by the exons ATGGCGGGATCCACGGGCCCAGGACGGCCCGGCGCGGGGCTCCGGTCCccggcgctgctgctgctgctgctggcgggGGTGAGCGGGCCGGTGCGCGCCGTGTCCGAACCCGGAAAATGGACCCTGAACGTGGACAGC gaAACCTTGAAGGGGCAGAATTATTTCTTCTTCACTAAAACTCTGTTCAACGGCAGCTTCATTCGTCTGAAAT ggttgGCGGAGACGTGTAACGCCTCGTCTCCGGTCCAGCTGGACTTCTCCTGGTATCTGAGGAGCTCTCGCTGCCACGACGAGGTCATCAGCCTGAAC GCCACACGAGCAGCGACTTACTTCAACTCCACGGAGGTCATGCCCGGAGGAGGAACCGGCTTCTACGTCTCCCACCGGTATTCTGCCGTCTCCTGTGAACCACACATCAAACCTGACATG TTCACCCTGGGGACCTTCGGTGTGAAAACCCGTCTGACAGAACCGCCACAGAAACAG CCAATCCCAGAGAAGGTGCCtgacacgaggaggaggaggaggaggaatgtggAGCAGCCGCCAAAACCAAAG gctgctgaaccacaGAAGGAGGTTGCCTCAGTGGAAACAGGAAACGCTGTAGCTCAGGATCACTTTGGTGTGGTGGCCCAGAGCTGGGAGGACGGCCCCTACATGTTCATCCTGAACATCCGAGAAATCAAAGACAAGAGCCAGGACGCTTCCAACACCCCCACGCCCTGGAGCATGCAGC tgcAGATCAGCATGATGGGTCCTCACGACTATATATCTGCCTCTGAGTGGCCGCTGATGATG ttctACATGGTGATGTGTATTGTGTACGTGCTGCTCGCTGCATTCTGGTTGGTTCTGTCCGCTTGTTACTGGAGGGATCTGCTCAGGATCCAGTTCTGGATCGGAGGCGTCATCTTCCTGGGAATGTTGGAGAAAGCTGTTTATTACGCAGAGTTTCAGAGCATCAGATACGACGGCCTGTCAG TCCACGGGGCCGTGGTGTTTGCAGAGGTTCTCTCTGCCGTGAAGCGGACTCTGGCTCGGGTCCTGGTGATCATCGCCAGTCTGGGATACGGCATCGTCAA GCCGCGACTCGGCGCCCTGCTTCACAGAGTCGTCGCTGTGGGTCTGCTCTACCTGATGTTCTCCAGCGTGGAGGGAGTCCTCCGAGTCAAcgct gATCGAGGAGACAACAACAGCAGTAGAGTTTTGTGTGACATCGTGCTCGCCTTCACTGACTCCTGTATTGTCTGGTGG ATCTTTGTGAGTCTGGCTCAGACcatgaagctgctgaagctgcggAGGAACGTGGTGAAGCTCTCTCTCTACCGTCACTTCACCAACACGCTCATCTTCGCCGTCATAG cttCGGTCATTTTCCTCATCTGGACGACAAAGACCTTCCGGGCGAcaaagtgtttgtct gactgGAGGGAGCTGTGGATTGATGACGCGTTCTGGCGCTTGTTGTTTTCCATCATCCTATTGGTCATAATGTTCCTATGGCGACCGTCAGCCAATAACCagag ATACGCCTTCAGTCCTCTGGTGGATgaagagagtgaggaagaggagaatgagCCGATGATGAACGAAGCTTTCG aggggatgaagatgaggggCGCGAAGAACGAGACCAACGGTTCAGCCAAAGCAAACAAAGTG GATGAGGATCTGAAGTGGGTGGAGGACAACATCCCGTCTTCGATGGCGGACGT AGCGCTGCCCCCCCTGCTGGACTCGGATGAG GAAATCATGACCACCAAGTTCGAGATGTCCAAGAtggagtga